One Candidatus Lernaella stagnicola DNA window includes the following coding sequences:
- a CDS encoding lamin tail domain-containing protein — translation MNAKRYFWLIGILLIALAFFVACATTSGDDDDDDDDTVPFDDDDDDATDDDDDDDNNDDDDNDTTDDATTGDNTTDGDTTGDDDTTVPDVNQGDLLITEIMINPAALDDTAGEWVEIYNTTGADIDIQGLVLKDAAKESHTIESSVVVTAGGYAVLARSETAVGAGVDYVYASFQLSNTEDEVILATPADDVIAQVVYNETDFPILPGASMNLDPDAFDFTDAQNAANWCAATIAYDTGDLGSPGAANEDCAGGDDDDDDDDNDNDNDDDDNDDDDSTPSGEIYFSEYIEGSSENKAIEIYNDDTGTATLTGCAVVLYRNGSATPSATTDISAETIAAGDVLVVCDPDSDPAILAECDVTTNNANWNGNDAIELACSAVTLDVFGKIGEEPAAGFWGTGDNITENRTLVRDPTIRAGDPNGGDAFDPADEWDWHAQDTFTFLGAHTVSD, via the coding sequence ATGAACGCCAAACGCTACTTCTGGCTGATCGGGATACTCCTGATCGCCCTCGCGTTTTTCGTCGCTTGCGCCACGACCAGCGGCGACGATGACGACGACGACGACGATACCGTGCCCTTCGACGATGATGACGACGACGCCACCGACGATGACGATGATGACGATAACAATGACGACGACGATAACGATACCACCGACGACGCTACCACCGGCGACAACACCACAGACGGCGATACCACCGGCGACGACGACACCACCGTCCCCGACGTCAACCAAGGCGATTTGTTGATCACCGAAATCATGATCAACCCCGCCGCGCTGGATGATACGGCCGGCGAATGGGTAGAAATCTACAACACCACCGGCGCTGACATCGATATCCAAGGCCTCGTGTTGAAAGACGCCGCGAAGGAAAGCCACACCATCGAAAGCAGTGTGGTCGTGACCGCCGGCGGTTATGCCGTGCTGGCCCGCTCCGAAACGGCGGTGGGCGCGGGCGTCGACTATGTCTACGCCTCCTTCCAGTTGAGTAACACCGAAGACGAAGTGATCCTCGCCACGCCCGCTGACGACGTCATCGCGCAGGTGGTTTACAACGAAACCGATTTCCCGATCCTGCCCGGTGCGTCGATGAATCTGGACCCCGACGCCTTCGACTTCACCGACGCGCAGAATGCCGCCAACTGGTGCGCCGCCACGATCGCCTACGACACCGGCGACCTGGGCTCGCCCGGCGCGGCCAACGAAGATTGCGCCGGCGGCGACGATGATGACGACGATGATGACAATGACAATGACAATGACGATGATGACAATGACGATGACGATTCCACCCCGAGCGGCGAGATCTACTTCAGCGAATACATCGAGGGCAGCTCGGAAAATAAAGCCATCGAGATCTACAACGACGATACCGGCACCGCGACCCTGACCGGTTGCGCCGTCGTCTTGTATCGCAACGGCAGCGCCACCCCCAGCGCCACGACCGATATCTCCGCAGAGACGATCGCCGCCGGTGACGTGCTGGTCGTTTGCGACCCGGATTCCGACCCCGCGATCCTCGCCGAGTGCGACGTCACCACGAACAACGCCAACTGGAACGGCAACGATGCCATCGAACTTGCGTGCAGTGCCGTGACGCTCGACGTGTTCGGCAAAATCGGCGAAGAACCCGCCGCGGGTTTCTGGGGCACCGGCGATAACATCACCGAAAACCGAACCCTAGTGCGCGACCCGACGATTCGCGCGGGAGACCCGAACGGCGGCGACGCCTTCGATCCCGCTGACGAATGGGACTGGCACGCCCAGGACACGTTCACGTTCCTCGGCGCTCACACGGTTTCCGACTAA
- a CDS encoding aminotransferase class V-fold PLP-dependent enzyme: MSQGRVTLPKKGLGKKKILETMQSFRAEDPNYKDGETWSLVYYLGEEHTKFLQQAHSLYFSENGLNPMAFRSLKRFETEVVQMTAAMLHGDEQTVGTMTSGGTESCLLAVKTYRDMARDQRLLLGTPEMIVPETIHVAFEKAAEYFGVKAVHAPVGKDFRVNVKAVKKLINRNTILLVGSAPAYPHGVVDPIEELGRLALKKKLPLHVDSCLGGFLLPWVEKLGYNVPPFDFRVPGVTSITADVHKYGFSAKGASTILYRSIDILKYQLFVYENWPGGIFASPALLGTRPGGSIAAAWAAMTALGEDGYLKIAKEIMETTQRLQSGVNAIPGLRVLGDPHASVFAYGSTEREVNIFAVADQMEKCSWHIDRLQRPDALHAMVTPAHSAAVDRYLDDLREAVAVVRAHPELARQGGAATYGMISAVPLRGMIKKNVLKMMMDFYGPAGAAPPLDNPEDADDLGTKLGLLFLEWKDKLTKRFGN, from the coding sequence ATGTCGCAAGGCCGAGTCACCCTGCCGAAAAAAGGCCTGGGCAAAAAGAAGATTCTCGAAACCATGCAATCGTTCCGCGCCGAGGACCCCAACTACAAAGACGGCGAAACATGGAGCCTCGTGTACTACCTCGGTGAGGAGCACACGAAATTCCTGCAACAGGCCCACTCGCTGTACTTCTCCGAAAACGGCCTCAACCCCATGGCCTTTCGCAGCCTGAAACGCTTCGAGACCGAAGTCGTGCAGATGACCGCCGCGATGCTTCACGGCGACGAACAAACCGTCGGCACCATGACCTCCGGCGGCACCGAAAGCTGCCTGCTGGCCGTCAAAACCTATCGCGACATGGCCCGCGACCAACGCCTGCTGTTGGGCACGCCGGAAATGATCGTCCCCGAAACAATCCACGTCGCCTTCGAAAAAGCCGCCGAGTACTTCGGCGTTAAAGCCGTGCACGCGCCGGTCGGCAAGGACTTTCGCGTCAACGTCAAAGCCGTCAAAAAGCTCATCAACCGCAACACGATCCTGCTGGTGGGCAGCGCCCCGGCCTACCCCCACGGCGTGGTCGACCCCATCGAAGAACTCGGCCGCCTCGCCCTGAAAAAGAAACTGCCGCTGCACGTCGACTCCTGCCTCGGCGGCTTCCTGCTGCCGTGGGTGGAAAAGCTCGGCTACAACGTGCCGCCCTTCGACTTCCGCGTGCCCGGCGTCACGTCCATCACCGCCGACGTGCACAAGTACGGCTTCTCCGCCAAGGGCGCCTCGACGATCCTCTACCGCAGCATCGACATCCTCAAATACCAACTGTTCGTGTACGAAAACTGGCCCGGCGGCATCTTCGCCTCGCCCGCCCTGCTGGGCACCCGCCCCGGCGGTTCCATCGCCGCGGCCTGGGCCGCCATGACCGCCCTGGGTGAAGACGGCTACCTGAAGATCGCCAAGGAAATCATGGAAACGACCCAGCGACTGCAAAGCGGCGTCAACGCGATCCCCGGCCTGCGCGTGCTGGGCGACCCGCACGCCAGCGTGTTCGCCTACGGTTCGACCGAGCGCGAGGTGAACATCTTCGCCGTGGCCGACCAGATGGAAAAATGCAGTTGGCACATCGACCGCCTGCAGCGGCCCGACGCCCTGCATGCCATGGTCACCCCGGCCCACAGCGCCGCCGTCGACCGCTACCTGGACGACCTGCGCGAGGCCGTGGCCGTCGTGCGCGCCCACCCCGAACTGGCCCGCCAGGGCGGCGCGGCCACCTACGGCATGATCTCCGCCGTCCCCTTGCGCGGCATGATCAAGAAGAACGTCCTGAAAATGATGATGGACTTCTACGGCCCCGCCGGCGCCGCGCCTCCGCTGGACAACCCGGAAGACGCCGACGACCTGGGCACGAAGCTCGGCCTGCTCTTTTTGGAATGGAAGGACAAGCTGACCAAACGCTTCGGCAACTAG
- a CDS encoding VCBS repeat-containing protein — protein sequence MKRVLCIAILVLMTAYGTAWAGGFVRHDLTVDGKIHQVVAVDVNGDDAKDLLIAYAKNDRRRAAARIAVVMAGDGFAAPRLDIALPADACLWDTADVNGDGIAELIVLRKWSVVSRPLAKTEAATWTTLAKQGTGVLFPPDDGAVGTMDFARDWTGDGTWEIVVPDYGALVFLRADGASFKRAFTVTLPVDGWMRVESDPGQAASGERIVAGLELPQIFTVPTGRGHELFLVKDEAVTRHALTEQGVFAKQGKTQRFEFLTEQERQAGNMSVISRTDDLNGDGYPDLMLNKIGGGLSTFRSAVRVYAGTPTGFAETPAFSFESDGFASMVHFRDLDGDGNKEMYLPYADFGLAQLVRMLTTKKVKLKAQIYRGAAGLYADKPTLSRSATFHVTTERGMDFRGYPPNFNGDFDGDGLNDLLMESGDGFGVYRNEGGLKFGGTSMMQYNLSPREHLLLADVNADGKSDCILWDTFDPAQRGQVVVLVNEQ from the coding sequence ATGAAACGTGTGTTGTGCATTGCGATCTTGGTTTTGATGACGGCTTACGGTACGGCGTGGGCGGGCGGGTTCGTACGCCACGACCTGACGGTCGACGGGAAGATCCACCAAGTCGTCGCCGTGGACGTGAATGGCGACGACGCCAAGGATTTGCTGATCGCCTATGCGAAAAACGACCGTCGGCGTGCCGCGGCCCGCATCGCGGTGGTGATGGCCGGAGACGGCTTCGCGGCGCCGCGCCTGGACATCGCCTTGCCGGCCGACGCCTGCCTGTGGGACACCGCCGATGTGAACGGGGACGGCATCGCCGAACTCATCGTGCTGCGCAAGTGGTCGGTCGTTTCCCGGCCCCTGGCCAAAACCGAGGCGGCCACCTGGACCACGCTGGCCAAGCAGGGCACCGGCGTGTTGTTTCCGCCCGACGACGGTGCCGTGGGAACGATGGATTTCGCGCGCGATTGGACCGGCGACGGGACGTGGGAAATCGTCGTCCCCGATTACGGCGCGCTGGTGTTTCTGCGTGCGGACGGCGCATCCTTCAAGCGGGCGTTCACGGTGACGTTGCCGGTCGACGGCTGGATGCGCGTGGAATCCGACCCGGGGCAGGCGGCGTCGGGCGAGCGGATCGTGGCCGGGCTGGAACTGCCGCAAATCTTCACCGTACCCACCGGCCGGGGTCACGAATTGTTCTTGGTCAAAGACGAGGCCGTGACGCGGCACGCGCTGACCGAGCAAGGCGTGTTCGCCAAACAGGGCAAAACGCAGCGCTTTGAATTCCTCACCGAACAGGAGCGCCAGGCGGGCAACATGTCGGTGATCAGCCGCACGGACGATCTTAACGGCGACGGGTATCCGGACTTGATGCTCAACAAAATCGGCGGCGGGCTTTCGACCTTCCGGAGCGCGGTGCGCGTGTACGCCGGGACGCCGACCGGTTTCGCCGAGACGCCGGCGTTTTCTTTCGAGAGCGACGGGTTCGCGTCCATGGTTCATTTCCGCGATTTGGACGGCGACGGCAACAAGGAAATGTATCTGCCCTACGCTGATTTCGGGCTGGCGCAGTTGGTCCGCATGCTGACCACGAAAAAGGTGAAGTTGAAGGCGCAGATCTATCGGGGCGCGGCCGGTCTGTACGCCGACAAGCCGACCCTTTCGCGGTCGGCGACCTTCCACGTGACGACGGAACGGGGCATGGATTTTCGCGGCTACCCGCCCAACTTCAATGGCGACTTCGACGGCGACGGCCTCAATGACCTGCTGATGGAAAGCGGCGACGGCTTCGGCGTGTATCGCAACGAGGGCGGGCTGAAATTCGGCGGTACGTCGATGATGCAGTACAACCTGTCGCCGCGCGAACACTTGTTGCTGGCCGATGTGAACGCCGACGGCAAAAGCGATTGCATTTTGTGGGATACGTTCGACCCGGCCCAACGCGGACAGGTCGTGGTGCTCGTCAACGAGCAGTAA
- a CDS encoding PaaI family thioesterase: MPVDIQTRCAELIELFDHAPIKHHFGMIFSYDEHGNAIFDLPYNPHLNHAFGDVHGGALATIFDNAGWFTVATRYDMWVATADLHMRLLDQVHRADLRATGRLVRAGKKLAVAEMEIRSADDRLIAVGTGGFAVTNQPFDIENVRRRWAQPSDT; encoded by the coding sequence ATGCCCGTGGATATCCAAACGCGCTGCGCCGAGTTGATCGAGTTGTTCGACCACGCGCCCATCAAGCACCATTTCGGCATGATCTTCAGCTACGACGAGCACGGCAACGCGATCTTCGACCTGCCGTACAATCCGCATTTGAACCATGCCTTCGGCGACGTGCACGGCGGCGCCTTGGCGACGATTTTCGACAACGCCGGCTGGTTCACCGTCGCCACGCGTTACGACATGTGGGTCGCCACTGCCGACCTGCATATGCGCCTGCTGGATCAAGTGCACCGCGCCGACCTGCGGGCCACCGGTCGCTTGGTGCGCGCCGGAAAGAAACTAGCGGTCGCCGAGATGGAAATACGCTCCGCGGACGACCGCCTGATCGCCGTGGGTACCGGCGGTTTCGCGGTTACGAATCAGCCCTTCGATATCGAGAATGTGCGGCGGCGCTGGGCGCAACCAAGCGACACTTAG